The Streptomyces sp. Je 1-332 genome has a window encoding:
- a CDS encoding fumarate hydratase produces MAVMPEFEYSDLLPLGEDTTPYRLVTAEGVSTFEADGRTFLKVDPEALRTLAAEAIHDIQHYLRPAHLAQLRRIVDDPEASGNDKFVALDLLKNANIAAAGVLPMCQDTGTAIVMGKRGQNVLTEGEDEKALSKGVFDAYTKLNLRYSQMAPLNMWEEKNTGSNLPAQIELYATDGGAYKFLFMAKGGGSANKSFLYQETKAVLNEASMMKFLEEKIRSLGTAACPPYHLAIVVGGTSAEFALKTAKYASAHYLDELPAEGSPTGHGFRDKDLEEKVFELTQKIGIGAQFGGKYFCHDVRVVRLPRHGASLPVAIAVSCSADRQATAKITADGVFLEQLETDPARFLPETTDEHLDEAAARGGAADVRSVKIDLNQPMADILAELTKHPVKTRLSLTGPLVVARDIAHAKIKERLDAGEEMPQYLKDHPVYYAGPAKTPEGYASGSFGPTTAGRMDSYVEQFQAAGGSKVMLAKGNRSKQVTDACDAHGGFYLGSIGGPAARLAQDCIKKVEVVEYEELGMEAVWKIEVEDFPAFIVVDDKGNDFFQNPAPEPTFTSIPVRGPGLA; encoded by the coding sequence ATGGCCGTAATGCCAGAGTTTGAGTACTCCGATCTGCTCCCCCTGGGAGAGGACACCACGCCGTACCGGCTGGTGACCGCCGAGGGTGTCTCCACCTTCGAGGCCGACGGGCGGACGTTCCTCAAGGTCGACCCCGAGGCGCTGCGCACCCTCGCCGCCGAGGCGATCCACGACATCCAGCACTACCTGCGGCCCGCGCACCTGGCCCAGCTGCGGCGCATCGTCGACGACCCCGAGGCGTCGGGCAACGACAAGTTCGTGGCGCTCGACCTCCTGAAGAACGCGAACATCGCGGCCGCCGGCGTGCTCCCCATGTGCCAGGACACCGGCACCGCCATCGTCATGGGCAAGCGCGGCCAGAACGTCCTCACCGAAGGTGAGGACGAGAAGGCGCTCTCGAAGGGCGTCTTCGACGCGTACACGAAGCTGAACCTGCGCTACTCGCAGATGGCTCCCCTGAACATGTGGGAGGAGAAGAACACCGGCTCCAACCTCCCGGCCCAGATCGAGCTGTACGCGACCGACGGCGGCGCCTACAAGTTCCTCTTCATGGCCAAGGGCGGCGGCTCGGCCAACAAGTCGTTCCTCTACCAGGAGACGAAGGCCGTCCTGAACGAGGCCTCCATGATGAAGTTCCTGGAGGAGAAGATCCGCTCGCTGGGAACGGCCGCCTGCCCGCCGTACCACCTGGCGATCGTCGTCGGCGGCACCAGCGCCGAGTTCGCCCTCAAGACCGCGAAGTACGCCTCCGCGCACTACCTGGACGAGCTGCCCGCCGAGGGCTCCCCGACCGGCCACGGCTTCCGGGACAAGGATCTTGAGGAGAAGGTCTTCGAGCTGACGCAGAAGATCGGCATCGGCGCGCAGTTCGGCGGCAAGTACTTCTGCCACGACGTGCGCGTGGTGCGTCTGCCGCGCCACGGCGCCTCGCTGCCCGTCGCGATCGCCGTCTCCTGCTCGGCCGACCGCCAGGCGACCGCGAAGATCACCGCCGACGGCGTCTTCCTGGAGCAGCTGGAGACCGACCCGGCGCGCTTCCTGCCGGAGACGACCGACGAGCACCTCGATGAGGCCGCGGCCCGCGGCGGAGCCGCTGATGTACGCAGTGTGAAGATCGACCTCAACCAGCCGATGGCCGACATCCTCGCCGAGCTCACCAAGCACCCGGTGAAGACCCGCCTCTCGCTGACCGGCCCCCTCGTCGTGGCCCGCGACATCGCGCACGCCAAGATCAAGGAACGCCTCGACGCCGGCGAGGAGATGCCGCAGTACCTGAAGGACCACCCGGTGTACTACGCGGGCCCGGCGAAGACCCCCGAGGGTTACGCGTCCGGCTCCTTCGGCCCGACGACGGCCGGCCGGATGGACTCCTACGTGGAGCAGTTCCAGGCGGCAGGCGGTTCCAAGGTCATGCTCGCCAAGGGCAACCGCTCGAAACAGGTCACCGACGCCTGTGACGCGCACGGCGGCTTCTACCTCGGCTCGATCGGCGGCCCGGCCGCGCGTCTGGCGCAGGACTGCATCAAGAAGGTCGAGGTCGTCGAGTACGAGGAGCTCGGCATGGAGGCGGTGTGGAAGATCGAGGTGGAGGACTTCCCGGCCTTCATCGTGGTCGACGACAAGGGCAACGACTTCTTCCAGAACCCGGCCCCGGAGCCGACGTTCACGTCCATCCCGGTGCGGGGTCCTGGCCTGGCGTGA
- a CDS encoding DUF402 domain-containing protein yields the protein MTDLTTPPTTSSEAARWAPGSHVLWRYKENAGQGIHICRPVTVVRDTEDVLAVWMAPGTECVKPVMADGTSVHQEPLATRYTKPRALRRGRWSGTGVLKLARPAEPWSVWLFWDPGWRFKNWYVNLEEPRTRWAGGIDSEDHFLDISVRPDRTWLWHDEDEFVQAQHAGLMEAGKAREVRAAGDAAIDVIRSWGRPFSDNWPHWRPDPDWAIPPLPDDWDRTPAHVTS from the coding sequence ATGACAGACCTCACCACGCCGCCAACGACGAGCAGCGAAGCAGCACGCTGGGCCCCCGGCTCCCACGTCCTGTGGCGGTACAAGGAGAACGCCGGTCAAGGCATTCACATCTGCCGGCCCGTCACGGTCGTGCGGGACACCGAAGACGTGCTCGCCGTATGGATGGCCCCCGGCACGGAATGCGTGAAACCCGTCATGGCCGACGGGACTTCCGTCCACCAGGAACCACTCGCCACCCGCTACACGAAGCCTCGCGCCCTGCGCAGGGGCCGCTGGTCCGGCACGGGCGTACTGAAGTTGGCCCGCCCCGCGGAGCCGTGGTCGGTGTGGCTGTTCTGGGACCCGGGATGGCGCTTCAAGAACTGGTACGTGAACCTAGAGGAGCCGCGCACCCGTTGGGCCGGCGGCATCGACTCCGAGGATCACTTTCTGGACATCTCCGTGCGGCCCGACCGGACATGGCTCTGGCACGACGAGGACGAGTTCGTCCAGGCCCAGCACGCCGGCCTCATGGAGGCGGGAAAGGCGCGGGAAGTGCGGGCCGCCGGGGACGCCGCCATCGACGTGATCCGCTCGTGGGGGCGGCCCTTTTCGGACAACTGGCCGCACTGGCGCCCCGATCCGGACTGGGCGATTCCGCCCCTGCCGGACGACTGGGATCGCACGCCCGCACATGTGACGTCATGA
- a CDS encoding class I SAM-dependent methyltransferase, with protein MLPDRTGQAEAFDAIGQHYDDAFPHKDGQLAAGRRLADALPPGSRVLDVGCGTGLPTARQLADAGHSVLGIDLSSGMLDLALKNVPAHNVEFRQLDVAALRSEGPGGVGKFDGIAAFFALLMLPRAEIPYALRLLHGLLRPGGLLALSMVEADLDDAGIPFLGHTIRVSGYLRDELRQVVRDAGFEIVDEDTYSYAPATTDVPPEHQLFLHCRRG; from the coding sequence ATGCTGCCCGACCGGACGGGCCAGGCCGAGGCCTTCGACGCCATCGGACAGCACTACGACGACGCGTTCCCGCACAAGGACGGCCAGTTGGCCGCCGGGCGCAGGCTCGCCGACGCGCTGCCGCCCGGCTCCCGGGTGCTCGACGTGGGGTGCGGCACCGGACTGCCCACCGCCCGGCAGCTCGCCGACGCCGGGCACTCGGTCCTCGGCATCGACCTCTCCTCGGGCATGCTCGACCTCGCCCTGAAGAACGTACCCGCGCACAACGTCGAGTTCCGGCAGCTCGACGTGGCGGCACTGCGCTCCGAAGGGCCGGGCGGCGTAGGGAAGTTCGACGGGATCGCGGCATTCTTCGCGCTCCTCATGCTGCCGCGCGCCGAGATCCCGTACGCTCTGCGGCTGCTGCACGGACTGCTGCGCCCCGGGGGTCTGCTCGCGCTCTCCATGGTCGAGGCCGACCTGGACGACGCGGGAATTCCGTTCCTGGGGCACACAATCCGGGTATCCGGATACCTGCGGGACGAACTGCGGCAGGTCGTACGTGACGCGGGCTTCGAGATCGTCGACGAGGACACGTACTCCTACGCCCCGGCGACCACCGACGTACCACCCGAACACCAGCTCTTCTTGCACTGCCGACGCGGCTGA
- a CDS encoding transglycosylase domain-containing protein, with product MGRAEERQARQRGARRASRGRPAGGGKPKRTGIRRFFTLKKILGTFFGLCLLGMLSFVVLYMVVDVPEGNAAAKLQSNVYKYKNGDVIARTGERNREVVDLDKVPKAVQRTFVAAENKSFYKDKGVDFKGTARGLINTVSGKGKQGGSTITQQYVKNYYLTADQTVTRKLKELVISLKVDQNKSKDYILAGYINTSYYGRGAYGIQAAAQAYYGVDAEELSVSQGAYLAALLQAPSQYDWTSATPASRKLVEARWNYVLDNMVEENWLSASEREGMKFDKPEPPKAAPGLEGQNGYLVKAAKDEVMKAGHLSEKQFDAGGYTITLNIDKKKQKQLEKAVDKKLNDQLDPDKRKADARVQAGAASVDPKTGKVLAMYGGRDYVKHYTNNATRRDYQPASTFKPLILAAALENGAKTQSGQPITANTVYDGTSERPVKGSDVAFAPPNEDDKSYGPSTVQKAMNKSINSVFAQMGVDVGMDKVLETAGKLGMDVEDLPAVPAQTLGTMGASPLEMAGVYATLDNHGKKVTPAVVASVEHKDRTIELPDPVGEQVVERGTADSLTSVLTGVVDDGTGRAVRSPVQDVAGKTGTSDDNKSAWFTGYTPKLVTSVGLFGEGAAGTSEESKQVSMKGAGGLPRVDGGSFPAQIWAAYTFDAMGSPSEFDLDTSMGAAIAPPPEPTTQAPKEPTREPTKTKDPTTKPPTDDPTTDKPTETPTTEPPTDDPTTEPPTGDPEEPDPTDSIEIPENPNGRPGRD from the coding sequence ATGGGCCGAGCGGAAGAGCGACAGGCGCGGCAGCGCGGCGCGCGCCGGGCATCGCGCGGGCGCCCCGCCGGTGGCGGCAAACCCAAGCGCACGGGCATACGCCGGTTCTTCACGCTGAAGAAGATCCTGGGCACGTTCTTCGGGCTCTGCCTGCTGGGCATGCTCTCCTTCGTCGTCCTCTACATGGTGGTCGACGTGCCCGAGGGCAACGCGGCGGCCAAGCTCCAGAGCAACGTCTACAAGTACAAGAACGGCGACGTCATCGCCAGGACCGGCGAGCGGAACCGCGAGGTCGTCGACCTGGACAAGGTGCCCAAGGCCGTGCAGCGCACGTTCGTGGCCGCCGAGAACAAGTCCTTCTACAAGGACAAGGGCGTCGACTTCAAGGGCACGGCCCGCGGCCTGATCAACACCGTTTCCGGCAAGGGCAAGCAGGGCGGCTCGACGATCACCCAGCAGTACGTCAAGAACTACTACTTGACGGCGGATCAGACGGTGACCCGCAAGCTCAAGGAACTGGTCATCTCACTGAAGGTGGACCAGAACAAGAGCAAGGACTACATCCTCGCCGGGTACATCAACACCAGCTACTACGGCCGCGGCGCCTACGGCATCCAGGCCGCGGCCCAGGCGTACTACGGCGTCGACGCCGAGGAGCTGTCCGTCTCGCAGGGCGCCTACCTCGCCGCCCTCCTCCAGGCCCCGAGCCAGTACGACTGGACCTCCGCGACGCCCGCCAGCAGGAAGCTGGTCGAGGCGCGCTGGAACTACGTACTGGACAACATGGTCGAGGAGAACTGGCTGTCGGCGAGCGAGCGCGAGGGCATGAAGTTCGACAAACCGGAGCCGCCCAAGGCGGCGCCCGGCCTCGAAGGCCAGAACGGCTACCTCGTGAAGGCGGCGAAGGACGAGGTCATGAAGGCCGGCCACCTCAGCGAGAAACAGTTCGACGCGGGCGGCTACACGATCACGCTCAACATCGACAAGAAGAAGCAGAAGCAGCTCGAAAAGGCAGTCGACAAGAAGCTGAACGACCAGCTCGACCCGGACAAGCGCAAGGCGGACGCCCGGGTGCAGGCGGGCGCCGCGTCCGTCGACCCCAAGACCGGCAAGGTCCTTGCGATGTACGGCGGCCGGGACTACGTGAAGCACTACACGAACAACGCGACCCGGCGTGACTACCAGCCTGCCTCCACCTTCAAGCCGCTGATCCTGGCCGCCGCCCTGGAGAACGGCGCCAAGACGCAGTCGGGCCAGCCGATCACGGCCAACACGGTCTACGACGGCACCAGCGAGCGCCCGGTCAAGGGCAGCGACGTCGCCTTCGCGCCGCCGAACGAGGACGACAAGAGTTACGGCCCCTCCACCGTCCAGAAGGCGATGAACAAGTCCATCAACTCCGTCTTCGCGCAGATGGGCGTGGACGTCGGCATGGACAAGGTCCTGGAGACCGCGGGCAAGCTCGGCATGGACGTAGAGGATCTGCCCGCCGTGCCCGCCCAGACCCTGGGCACCATGGGCGCGAGCCCGCTGGAGATGGCGGGCGTCTACGCCACGCTCGACAACCACGGCAAGAAGGTCACCCCCGCGGTCGTGGCCTCGGTGGAGCACAAGGACCGCACGATCGAGCTGCCGGACCCGGTCGGCGAGCAGGTCGTCGAGCGCGGCACCGCGGACTCGCTCACCTCGGTCCTGACCGGCGTGGTCGACGACGGCACGGGCCGCGCGGTGCGCAGCCCGGTGCAGGACGTGGCGGGCAAGACCGGTACGTCCGACGACAACAAGTCGGCCTGGTTCACCGGTTACACGCCGAAGCTGGTCACGTCCGTCGGTCTGTTCGGCGAGGGCGCCGCGGGTACCTCCGAGGAGAGCAAGCAGGTCTCCATGAAGGGCGCGGGCGGTCTGCCGCGCGTCGACGGCGGCAGCTTCCCGGCGCAGATCTGGGCGGCGTACACCTTCGACGCGATGGGCTCGCCCAGCGAGTTCGACCTGGACACCTCCATGGGCGCGGCCATCGCACCGCCGCCGGAGCCGACGACGCAGGCCCCGAAGGAGCCGACGCGGGAGCCCACGAAGACCAAGGACCCGACGACGAAGCCGCCGACGGACGACCCGACGACGGACAAGCCGACGGAGACTCCGACGACCGAACCGCCGACGGACGACCCGACCACCGAGCCGCCGACGGGCGACCCGGAGGAGCCGGACCCGACGGACTCCATCGAGATCCCGGAGAACCCGAACGGACGGCCGGGCAGGGACTGA
- a CDS encoding class II fumarate hydratase, with protein MTSDASASDSGDYRIEHDSMGEVRVPEHAKWRAQTQRAVENFPVSGQRLERAHIAALARIKAAAAKVNADLGVLDKDVAEAIADAAGEVAEGRWDEHFPVDVFQTGSGTSSNMNTNEVLATLATERLGRDVHPNDHVNASQSSNDVFPSSIHVAATGAVTQDLIPALEHLATALERKSAEFADVVKSGRTHLMDATPVTLGQEFGGYAAQVRYGVERLRASLPRLAELPLGGTAVGTGINTPPGFSAAVIDEVARATGLPLTEARDHFEAQGARDGIVETSGQLRTIGVGLTKIANDLRWMASGPRTGLAEINLPDLQPGSSIMPGKVNPVIPEAVLMVAAQVTGNDATVAAAGAAGNFELNVMLPVIGKNVLESVRLLANVSRLLADRTVDGITANAERAREYAESSPSVVTPLNKYIGYEEAAKVAKKSLAERKTIREVVLEGGYVERGELSLTQLDEALDVLRMTHP; from the coding sequence ATGACCAGCGACGCCAGCGCAAGCGACAGCGGTGACTACCGGATCGAACACGACTCCATGGGCGAGGTGCGGGTCCCCGAACACGCCAAGTGGCGTGCGCAGACGCAGCGGGCCGTGGAGAACTTCCCCGTTTCCGGGCAGCGCCTGGAGCGCGCGCACATCGCCGCCCTCGCCCGGATCAAGGCGGCCGCGGCGAAGGTCAATGCGGACCTCGGGGTTCTCGACAAGGACGTGGCCGAGGCAATCGCGGACGCCGCGGGCGAGGTGGCCGAAGGCCGCTGGGACGAGCACTTCCCCGTGGACGTCTTCCAGACCGGCTCCGGCACGTCGTCCAACATGAACACGAACGAAGTCCTCGCGACGCTGGCCACGGAGCGCCTGGGCCGGGACGTCCACCCGAACGACCACGTGAACGCCTCCCAGTCGTCGAACGACGTCTTCCCCTCCTCGATCCACGTCGCGGCCACCGGCGCCGTGACGCAGGACCTGATCCCGGCGCTGGAACATCTGGCGACCGCCCTGGAGCGCAAGTCCGCGGAGTTCGCCGACGTGGTGAAGTCGGGCCGCACGCATCTGATGGATGCCACGCCCGTGACCCTCGGCCAGGAGTTCGGCGGGTACGCGGCCCAGGTGCGCTACGGCGTCGAACGGCTCCGGGCCTCGCTGCCCCGCCTCGCCGAACTGCCGCTCGGCGGCACGGCGGTGGGCACCGGCATCAACACACCGCCCGGCTTCTCGGCGGCCGTGATCGACGAGGTGGCGCGGGCCACGGGCCTGCCGCTGACCGAGGCCAGGGACCACTTCGAGGCCCAGGGCGCACGCGACGGGATCGTCGAGACCAGCGGGCAGCTGCGCACGATCGGCGTGGGCCTGACGAAGATCGCCAACGATCTGCGCTGGATGGCCTCGGGGCCGCGCACCGGCCTCGCCGAGATCAACCTGCCCGATCTCCAGCCCGGTTCCTCGATCATGCCGGGAAAGGTGAACCCGGTCATCCCGGAGGCGGTCCTCATGGTCGCCGCGCAGGTCACCGGCAACGACGCGACGGTCGCCGCCGCGGGGGCCGCCGGCAACTTCGAGCTGAACGTGATGCTGCCGGTCATCGGCAAGAACGTCCTGGAGTCCGTGCGGCTGCTCGCCAATGTGTCGCGGCTGCTCGCGGACAGGACGGTGGACGGAATCACCGCGAACGCCGAGCGGGCACGGGAGTACGCCGAATCGTCACCCTCCGTCGTCACGCCGCTGAACAAGTACATCGGTTACGAGGAGGCGGCGAAGGTCGCCAAGAAGTCCCTGGCCGAGCGGAAGACCATCCGGGAGGTCGTGCTGGAGGGCGGGTACGTCGAGCGGGGCGAGCTCTCCCTGACCCAGCTGGACGAGGCGCTGGACGTGCTGCGGATGACGCATCCATAG
- a CDS encoding ricin-type beta-trefoil lectin domain protein encodes MKRIRRGRRSSLRCTFAAAVAMAAVVGTAAAVPAQAAEEGTRAPVSTPLPPELEKIRAAEATELYGDPAERPLAERKTGLISLGDSEISGEGVGTYEPGTDGPDNWCHRSPDAAIHRTGIPADVTYNVACSGAQTVNIRIGGQQQYPDELVQSDNLAVKARNTKIKAVMLVIGANDDLQFAPVMTDCVTRFLLSQGACAGKYNDGWQARVDALVPKVEQSIRDLKTVMKDAGYAGDDYNLVVMGYPSPIGPDFRDNPKFPGKLICGGLGYDSDTEWGRNYAVPAFETGMRKAVKAAGATYLDNSRLFHGHEVCMEDTWARGLYVDLSNPFPPDSNSVRQSFHPNARGHAAFASCLTQIYNSGWSEGGCADPASTGSPKLYQGGWDDAYKPLKNAGTGTCVDVDASKSRNGTKVQGWDCTGNRNQTWWYDGAAGGQRSLHTGLTQDRCLDVPGTAKEGTAVTLWNCHGGANQKFVRESGTLRPAAESGLCLTLAGAKEPLRLQKCTGAANQRFA; translated from the coding sequence ATGAAGCGCATCAGACGCGGCCGCCGGAGCAGCCTGCGATGTACGTTCGCGGCGGCCGTGGCGATGGCGGCGGTAGTCGGCACGGCAGCCGCCGTGCCGGCCCAGGCCGCGGAGGAGGGGACCAGGGCACCGGTGTCCACGCCCCTGCCGCCCGAACTGGAGAAGATCAGGGCGGCCGAGGCCACCGAGCTCTACGGCGACCCGGCCGAGCGCCCGCTCGCCGAACGGAAGACCGGGCTCATCTCGCTCGGCGACAGCGAGATCTCGGGGGAGGGTGTCGGAACGTACGAACCGGGCACCGACGGCCCCGACAACTGGTGCCACCGCTCCCCGGACGCCGCCATCCACCGCACCGGCATCCCCGCCGACGTGACGTACAACGTCGCCTGCTCGGGGGCGCAGACCGTCAACATCAGGATCGGCGGCCAGCAGCAGTACCCCGACGAGCTGGTGCAGAGCGACAACCTCGCCGTCAAGGCGCGCAACACGAAGATCAAGGCGGTGATGCTCGTCATCGGGGCCAACGACGACCTTCAGTTCGCCCCCGTGATGACGGACTGCGTGACGCGCTTCCTGCTCAGCCAGGGCGCCTGCGCGGGCAAGTACAACGACGGCTGGCAGGCGCGGGTCGACGCGCTCGTGCCCAAGGTCGAGCAGTCCATCCGCGACCTGAAGACCGTCATGAAGGACGCGGGTTACGCGGGCGACGACTACAACCTGGTCGTCATGGGGTACCCCAGCCCGATCGGCCCGGACTTCCGTGACAACCCCAAGTTCCCCGGCAAGCTGATCTGCGGCGGCCTCGGCTACGACTCCGACACCGAGTGGGGCCGCAACTACGCCGTCCCCGCCTTCGAGACCGGCATGCGCAAGGCGGTCAAGGCCGCGGGCGCGACCTACCTCGACAACTCCCGCCTCTTCCACGGCCATGAGGTCTGCATGGAGGACACCTGGGCGCGCGGTCTCTACGTGGACCTCTCCAACCCCTTCCCGCCGGACTCCAATTCGGTCCGCCAGTCCTTCCACCCCAACGCCCGCGGTCACGCGGCCTTCGCCTCCTGCCTGACGCAGATCTACAACTCCGGCTGGAGCGAGGGCGGTTGCGCGGACCCGGCGAGCACGGGCAGCCCGAAGCTGTACCAGGGCGGTTGGGACGACGCGTACAAGCCGCTGAAGAACGCGGGCACGGGGACGTGCGTGGACGTCGACGCCTCGAAGAGCCGTAACGGCACCAAGGTCCAGGGCTGGGACTGCACCGGCAACCGCAACCAGACCTGGTGGTACGACGGTGCTGCCGGCGGGCAGCGGTCGCTGCACACCGGCCTCACCCAGGACCGCTGTCTGGACGTGCCCGGCACCGCAAAGGAAGGCACCGCCGTCACGCTGTGGAACTGCCACGGCGGCGCCAACCAGAAGTTCGTACGCGAGTCCGGGACCCTGCGTCCGGCCGCCGAGAGCGGGCTCTGCCTGACCCTGGCGGGGGCCAAGGAGCCGCTGCGGCTCCAGAAGTGCACGGGGGCGGCGAACCAGCGGTTCGCCTGA
- a CDS encoding SpoIIE family protein phosphatase, protein MTEHSIPDEGRQPRAARPAAPADPRGAQARAPKARDTPGAAALPAQSQARTGDSTASPSDEHSQSPGPSAQQPDPHRPRPDQGAGQGGGGHDDPDGAPAGAPGGEERRTGQPRPPGSGPAAMRRDGDRLRFVGAATRRIARGIDLDEIVMGLCRATVPTFSDAILVYLRDPLPVGEERPSGALILRLRRTDRLRSIEEGAEDPDTESGSPLPTLQVQTDLVTTAELCEVRPGGALAEVLRGVRPVFADAPAARAALPELLGEGRTVPSGQRTILAPLRGRRRVIGAAVFLRRPDRPAFEGDDLLVAAQLATHSALGIDKAVLYGREAYIADELQRTMLPETLPRPTGVRLASRYLPAAETARVGGDWYDAIPLPGSRVALVVGDVMGHSMTSAAIMGQLRTTAQTLAGLDLPPQEVLHHLDEQAQRLGSDRMATCLYAVYDPVAHRITIANAGHPPPVLLHLGGRAEVLRVPPGAPIGVGGVDFEAVELDAPAGATLLLYTDGLVESRLRDVWTGIEQLRERLAATAQLTGPDHPPPLEALCDDVLDMLGPGDRDDDIALLAARFDGIAPSDVAYWFLEPEDATPSRARRLARSALERWGLQELTDSVELLVSEVVTNAVRYATRPVTLRLLRTDVLRCEVGDDVPQLPRLRQARATDEGGRGLYLVNRLARRWGATRLSTGKVVWFELNHS, encoded by the coding sequence GTGACGGAGCACTCCATCCCCGACGAGGGCCGACAGCCCCGAGCTGCCCGGCCCGCCGCCCCCGCGGATCCCCGCGGGGCGCAGGCGCGTGCCCCGAAGGCGCGGGACACCCCGGGCGCGGCCGCTTTACCCGCACAGTCCCAGGCCCGCACGGGCGACTCCACCGCGAGCCCCAGCGACGAGCACTCCCAGTCGCCCGGGCCCTCGGCCCAGCAGCCCGACCCGCACCGGCCGCGCCCCGACCAGGGTGCGGGCCAGGGCGGTGGCGGCCACGACGATCCCGATGGCGCCCCCGCGGGCGCCCCCGGCGGTGAGGAGCGGCGTACGGGACAGCCACGGCCGCCGGGCTCCGGCCCCGCGGCGATGAGACGCGACGGCGACCGGCTGCGCTTCGTGGGCGCCGCGACCCGGCGCATCGCCCGCGGCATCGACCTGGACGAGATCGTCATGGGCCTGTGCCGGGCCACGGTGCCGACGTTCTCCGACGCGATACTGGTCTATCTGCGCGACCCGCTGCCGGTCGGCGAGGAGCGGCCGAGCGGCGCGCTCATCCTGCGCCTGCGCCGCACCGACCGGCTGCGCTCGATCGAGGAAGGCGCCGAGGACCCGGATACCGAGAGCGGCAGCCCCCTGCCCACCCTCCAGGTGCAGACCGACCTGGTGACCACCGCCGAACTGTGCGAGGTGCGCCCCGGCGGCGCCCTCGCCGAGGTCCTGCGCGGGGTGCGCCCGGTCTTCGCCGACGCCCCCGCGGCCCGCGCCGCCCTGCCCGAACTGCTCGGCGAGGGACGCACGGTGCCCTCCGGCCAGCGGACGATCCTCGCCCCGCTGCGCGGCAGGCGTCGGGTGATCGGCGCCGCGGTGTTCCTGCGCCGCCCCGACCGACCCGCGTTCGAGGGCGACGACCTCCTCGTCGCGGCCCAACTGGCCACGCACAGCGCGCTCGGCATCGACAAGGCCGTGCTCTACGGCCGCGAGGCGTACATCGCGGACGAGCTCCAGCGCACGATGCTGCCCGAGACCCTGCCGCGCCCGACCGGCGTGCGCCTGGCGTCCCGCTACCTCCCGGCCGCGGAGACGGCCCGGGTCGGCGGCGACTGGTACGACGCGATTCCGCTGCCCGGCAGCCGGGTCGCGCTCGTCGTGGGCGACGTCATGGGGCACTCCATGACATCGGCGGCGATCATGGGCCAGCTGCGGACGACCGCGCAGACCCTGGCCGGGCTCGACCTGCCGCCCCAGGAGGTCCTGCACCATCTGGACGAGCAGGCCCAGCGGCTCGGCTCGGACCGCATGGCGACCTGCCTCTACGCGGTCTACGACCCGGTCGCGCACCGCATCACCATCGCCAACGCCGGCCATCCGCCGCCCGTCCTGCTGCACTTGGGCGGCCGCGCCGAAGTCCTGCGGGTCCCGCCGGGCGCGCCCATCGGCGTGGGCGGCGTCGACTTCGAGGCCGTGGAGCTGGACGCGCCCGCGGGCGCCACCCTGCTGCTCTACACGGACGGACTTGTCGAGTCCCGTCTGCGTGACGTGTGGACCGGGATAGAGCAGCTGCGCGAACGGCTCGCCGCCACCGCCCAGTTGACGGGCCCGGACCATCCGCCGCCCCTGGAAGCCCTGTGCGACGACGTGCTCGACATGCTCGGCCCCGGCGACCGTGACGACGACATCGCGCTGCTCGCCGCCCGCTTCGACGGCATCGCGCCGAGCGACGTCGCGTACTGGTTCCTGGAGCCGGAGGACGCCACGCCGTCCCGCGCCCGGCGCCTGGCCCGCAGCGCCCTGGAGCGCTGGGGCCTGCAGGAGCTGACCGACTCCGTGGAGCTCCTGGTCAGCGAGGTCGTGACGAACGCCGTGCGGTACGCGACGCGGCCGGTGACCCTGCGTCTTCTGCGCACCGACGTACTGCGCTGCGAGGTCGGCGACGACGTGCCGCAACTGCCGCGCCTGCGCCAGGCGCGGGCCACGGACGAGGGCGGCCGGGGGCTCTACCTGGTCAACCGCCTTGCCCGGCGGTGGGGTGCGACCCGGCTCAGCACCGGCAAGGTGGTGTGGTTCGAGCTGAACCACAGCTGA